The window TGCTTACTTTTTCTTTCATGTCTTGAGTTTCTTCCATTAATACTTCAAATTCATATCCTGATTCTAAACTACTGATTAAAACGATACTACCTTCAGCAATCTCAACATTAATTTCAGTTGCAGGAATGAGTAATTGGTTTTCTTCATTTTGATGCTCCAAGAAAACATACTGACCATCTTCTATTTTATCGAGTGTGTATTTTACTTTTGTCATTCACATGCCCACCCATCTTTATCACGGTCCATTTTCGATTGGTATGCCGGATGACCTATTTCAACTCCGCCTGGATAGACTGTTCGCAAATCTGTACAGTTTTTAAAGTTTGTACGTCCCGATGGAGCTGGTTTCGGTTTCGGCTTCGCTACTGGCTTAGTAACTGGTTTAGGTGTCGGTGTCGGTTTCGGCGTTGGCTTTGCGACTGGTGCAGTCACCTTTTTGCCATTCTTACAAGCGCTCGCTACTGAGTGTTTAACGCCGTTTGTTGTGACTGTAATATCGCAATCAAGTGGCGTTTTATAAACTTTAGCCCCCACATTTTTCAATCGACTTTCTACTGAAAGGTTCGGATGGCCATATGAGTTATTTTTGCCGTACGACAAGATAGCTACTGCTGGTTTAACATTACTGATGAATCCAGCTGAACTAGCGGTGTCGGATCCGTGGTGCCCGTTTTTAAGCACGGTTGCTTTTACATCGTACTTTGATTTGATCTTATCTTCGATTGCCGTATCTGCATCGCCCATTAGCAAAAAGGACACTTTGTTATAAGTTGCTTTTAGAACGATTGAAGCGTCATTAGTATCCGATGCATTTTCATCTGCATGCAGCACACGGATAATCATGTTTGGATCTAGTGCAAGCTTGTCCAACTCTTTTGGGATGATGAACTTAATATTCTTTTTATCGATTAAAGTAAGCATCTCAGCATATGTCTGCGTCGTATGTGCGTTACCAGAATCAACAAAATTCGTTACTGGGAAT of the Sporosarcina sp. FSL K6-1508 genome contains:
- a CDS encoding DUF3006 family protein, with product MTKVKYTLDKIEDGQYVFLEHQNEENQLLIPATEINVEIAEGSIVLISSLESGYEFEVLMEETQDMKEKVSSLLEKLKNKK
- a CDS encoding MBL fold metallo-hydrolase, producing the protein MKKYLSIIMAFILAISLLPASIANAAPKELKVHFLDVGQGDSILIQAPNGKNMLVDGGTKAYGSKVVSFLKSKGVKKLDYVVATHPDADHIGGLIAVLNAFPVTNFVDSGNAHTTQTYAEMLTLIDKKNIKFIIPKELDKLALDPNMIIRVLHADENASDTNDASIVLKATYNKVSFLLMGDADTAIEDKIKSKYDVKATVLKNGHHGSDTASSAGFISNVKPAVAILSYGKNNSYGHPNLSVESRLKNVGAKVYKTPLDCDITVTTNGVKHSVASACKNGKKVTAPVAKPTPKPTPTPKPVTKPVAKPKPKPAPSGRTNFKNCTDLRTVYPGGVEIGHPAYQSKMDRDKDGWACE